In the Thermococcus sp. MAR1 genome, one interval contains:
- the cas1 gene encoding CRISPR-associated endonuclease Cas1 — protein MKYPFFITRHGKLEREGGSLVFVGDIVKRRIPLGQVSEIHCLARVSMTSGAIELLSERRIPVHFYTTRGEYKGSFINDVSPRGKLHLEQARHYLESEKRLYLAKTIVEGIQNSMALVLARMGVNPVKLNSVKVDGETVEEIMGREAELWSHFYRYFGEAIGVEDFKRTRRPPQDEINALISYANAIVYGLSLSSLIKAGLDPSIGYLHAVNDSRYSLSLDLADIFKPLYVFTAIKSALDDGLFLKSDFSRKRNAVYLARSGKVKLLQALTNTLRRTVYISRKRYSYMGLMEREAGKIRNHLLGGKNYSPFKLKGS, from the coding sequence ATGAAGTATCCCTTCTTTATAACCCGTCATGGGAAGCTTGAGCGGGAAGGTGGTTCTCTTGTTTTTGTTGGAGACATAGTCAAGAGGAGAATCCCTCTCGGGCAGGTGAGCGAAATTCATTGCCTTGCAAGGGTCTCCATGACTAGTGGTGCCATAGAGCTTTTAAGTGAAAGAAGAATCCCAGTTCACTTCTACACAACTAGAGGAGAGTACAAAGGTTCGTTCATCAACGATGTTTCACCGAGGGGAAAGCTTCACCTGGAACAGGCGAGGCACTACCTTGAGTCTGAAAAGAGGCTCTACCTCGCGAAAACCATTGTGGAGGGCATTCAAAACAGCATGGCCCTCGTTCTCGCGAGGATGGGTGTTAATCCCGTTAAACTCAACTCTGTTAAAGTGGATGGAGAAACCGTTGAGGAGATAATGGGGCGGGAAGCTGAACTCTGGAGCCACTTTTACCGCTACTTTGGAGAGGCCATAGGAGTTGAAGACTTCAAAAGGACGAGACGACCTCCTCAGGACGAAATCAACGCGCTTATAAGCTATGCCAACGCCATAGTTTACGGCCTCTCCCTGTCTTCACTCATCAAGGCAGGCCTCGATCCCTCCATAGGCTATCTTCACGCAGTAAATGATTCCCGATATTCACTATCCCTTGACTTGGCTGACATCTTCAAGCCCCTCTACGTCTTTACGGCAATAAAATCCGCCCTTGACGATGGGCTTTTTTTGAAGTCCGATTTCTCGCGCAAAAGGAACGCTGTTTATCTAGCCAGAAGCGGTAAGGTGAAGCTCCTCCAGGCACTAACAAACACCCTCCGGAGGACGGTCTATATAAGCAGGAAGCGGTACTCGTACATGGGACTAATGGAACGGGAAGCGGGAAAGATTAGAAACCACCTCCTTGGAGGAAAGAACTATAGTCCCTTCAAACTCAAGGGGTCTTGA
- a CDS encoding transcriptional regulator — MKTNAFDVASRYVYPSLRRRLVEILYESSLKQTEIGELLHITQSAVSRYLRMDRGALIDVSRFPDIDAMVMALAERIVRERPTEYEIHSELVKISLEMLGRGYVCSLHSQIDPEVDPAKCKVCLELFG; from the coding sequence ATGAAGACAAACGCCTTTGACGTGGCCTCGCGCTATGTTTACCCTTCACTAAGGCGGAGGCTCGTTGAGATACTCTACGAAAGCAGCCTGAAGCAGACGGAGATAGGAGAACTTCTACACATCACGCAGTCGGCCGTCTCGCGCTATCTGAGGATGGACAGGGGGGCGCTGATAGACGTCTCAAGGTTTCCAGACATAGACGCCATGGTAATGGCGCTGGCCGAGAGAATAGTTAGGGAGAGGCCAACCGAGTACGAGATTCATTCAGAGCTCGTTAAAATATCTCTCGAGATGCTCGGCAGAGGCTACGTCTGCTCGCTCCATTCACAGATTGACCCCGAGGTCGATCCGGCCAAGTGCAAGGTCTGCCTTGAACTTTTCGGCTGA
- the cas2 gene encoding CRISPR-associated endonuclease Cas2 yields MARYYIVVYDVNEKRVAKVHRVLRAYLHWRQRSVFEGWLTEGELKELMMRLSEVIDEGEDSILFYSLVSDRAFRTFHLGKPPESIDNII; encoded by the coding sequence ATGGCGCGCTACTACATTGTTGTTTATGACGTCAACGAGAAGCGTGTTGCAAAGGTTCACAGGGTTTTGAGGGCTTATCTTCACTGGCGTCAGAGGAGTGTTTTCGAAGGCTGGCTAACCGAAGGTGAGCTGAAGGAGCTTATGATGAGACTCTCTGAAGTGATTGATGAGGGGGAGGACTCAATACTATTCTATTCACTGGTGAGTGACAGGGCCTTTAGAACCTTCCATCTGGGAAAACCACCCGAGAGCATAGACAACATCATATGA
- the crn3 gene encoding CRISPR-associated ring nuclease Crn3/Csx3, which produces MLSFKTRELDDFVLVHFEITSPIEPSILKSLKPPEVNPKKGVVLSGRGPVWLYGFLAHYYHPTAWVATYDPRLGAVVVQSHVPGVAPGDVFEINLEEVLV; this is translated from the coding sequence ATGCTAAGTTTCAAGACCAGAGAGCTGGACGACTTTGTCTTGGTCCATTTTGAGATAACCAGCCCCATAGAGCCCTCAATCCTGAAGTCCCTGAAACCACCGGAGGTAAATCCCAAAAAGGGTGTCGTTTTGAGTGGCAGAGGGCCAGTGTGGCTGTATGGTTTTCTCGCCCATTATTACCACCCAACGGCCTGGGTGGCAACCTACGACCCGAGGCTCGGCGCCGTGGTAGTTCAATCCCATGTGCCGGGAGTGGCTCCCGGCGATGTCTTTGAGATAAACCTCGAGGAGGTGTTGGTATGA
- a CDS encoding cytochrome c biogenesis protein CcdA — translation MRSEVKGLAIILLVSFGVSSLALWALGMMDFIPKFFALAMSDSINPCTFVIYTMLLIALSFREISKRRLYLIGAAFIAAVYISYYLLGVGLLYFAGYLPLWVAGVAAIVFGAYTIITGLMEKSRVGDKSKIRRKIFSSDATAVGAFTLGVIVSTTLLPCSAGSYLVYAIIISKGGQALAFLLLALYNLVFVLPLVVILLAMGSVTESKRFSQAMVRKSRELSMIAGILLIVIGIWVLTGASP, via the coding sequence ATGAGAAGTGAGGTAAAGGGTCTGGCGATAATCCTTCTGGTCTCGTTTGGGGTTAGCTCCCTGGCGCTGTGGGCACTGGGCATGATGGACTTTATCCCCAAGTTCTTCGCTTTAGCTATGAGCGACTCGATAAACCCGTGCACCTTCGTCATATACACCATGCTTCTTATAGCCCTCTCGTTCAGGGAGATTTCCAAGAGACGGCTCTACCTCATAGGCGCTGCCTTCATCGCGGCGGTTTACATCTCCTATTACCTCCTTGGAGTCGGCCTCCTATACTTCGCCGGCTATCTTCCTCTCTGGGTTGCCGGAGTTGCCGCGATAGTCTTCGGGGCCTACACGATAATAACCGGCCTGATGGAGAAGTCGCGCGTCGGGGACAAGAGCAAGATCCGGAGAAAAATATTCAGCAGCGATGCAACGGCAGTTGGAGCTTTTACGCTCGGAGTTATAGTCTCGACCACGCTCCTTCCATGCTCGGCGGGGAGCTACCTCGTCTACGCGATAATAATCTCGAAAGGCGGTCAGGCCCTCGCTTTCCTCCTTCTGGCACTCTACAACCTCGTCTTCGTGCTCCCGCTGGTCGTCATACTGCTGGCGATGGGGAGCGTGACCGAGAGCAAGCGCTTCTCCCAGGCGATGGTGAGGAAAAGCCGGGAGCTTTCGATGATAGCGGGGATACTGCTGATAGTCATTGGAATCTGGGTTCTTACGGGGGCTTCGCCGTAG
- the cmr4 gene encoding type III-B CRISPR module RAMP protein Cmr4, producing MKFLVLGLYSVTPIHPGSGSEISVIDLPIQRERHTGFPVVWGQSLKGALRSAFPGEDNDPVKISIFGPPTDRAHEHSGAISVGDAKVLLFPVRSVKGLFAYVTSPFVLKRFAEDLERAGLIEKSQIDLRVEDGKAIVLEKDHFNVIHGSEKVILEDVSLNVEEKQIPKAVLDNIKKLIPRSDLTKRLVIVSDDLFTMFVKTGTEIVTRIRINPNTGTVDEGALWYEEFLPADTLLYSIILVNDPRKKIDNGKNALNASKLAENLKSKLSGFIQLGGDETVGKGFVKISWVTGDEH from the coding sequence ATGAAGTTTCTGGTTCTTGGCCTCTATTCCGTAACTCCCATCCATCCGGGAAGCGGTTCCGAGATAAGCGTTATAGACCTGCCGATACAGAGGGAGAGGCACACCGGCTTTCCTGTTGTGTGGGGCCAGAGCCTTAAAGGTGCTCTGAGGAGTGCCTTCCCCGGGGAGGACAATGACCCGGTTAAGATCTCGATATTCGGGCCGCCAACGGACAGAGCCCACGAGCACAGCGGAGCGATAAGCGTTGGAGACGCCAAAGTTCTTCTCTTCCCGGTCAGGAGCGTCAAGGGGCTCTTCGCCTACGTCACGAGCCCCTTTGTTCTTAAGAGGTTTGCCGAGGATCTAGAGCGAGCTGGGTTAATAGAAAAGTCCCAGATCGACCTACGTGTGGAAGATGGAAAGGCAATCGTCCTAGAGAAAGACCACTTCAACGTAATCCACGGGAGTGAGAAAGTCATTCTCGAAGACGTTTCACTCAATGTGGAGGAAAAGCAAATTCCCAAGGCAGTTCTTGATAATATCAAGAAGCTTATACCACGGAGCGACCTGACGAAGAGGCTCGTCATAGTTTCAGACGACCTGTTCACAATGTTCGTCAAGACCGGGACTGAGATAGTCACAAGAATAAGAATAAACCCCAACACGGGCACGGTGGACGAGGGAGCTCTGTGGTACGAGGAGTTCCTGCCTGCGGATACCCTCCTTTACTCAATAATACTGGTAAACGACCCAAGGAAAAAAATCGATAACGGGAAAAATGCCTTAAACGCCAGCAAGCTTGCTGAGAATTTGAAGAGTAAGCTCAGTGGTTTTATCCAGCTCGGCGGAGACGAGACCGTTGGCAAGGGCTTCGTAAAAATTTCGTGGGTGACAGGGGATGAGCACTGA
- the cmr3 gene encoding type III-B CRISPR module-associated protein Cmr3, which translates to MMRILFDPYDVLFFRDGRPFEAGDSHLGRSVTYIPQTTVTGAIRSLLYNLDSLKYRNLIKVGEEEPGFTVKGSFFYRGEELFHLPLDVARGENGLGILKLEATIKNYRPVTLEESLHFSRASGFLGLEGMKEYLRGRFDEDYVVNPPDVFLLEDRIGVGLDTSRTAKMGLLYRTRNLRPVKDVKISVWIDDGKSNGLRDIENDLAKAVATRLGGEGHFSFVKVENHKPWSKLNEELKKELGDKDNGIVKLYVATPLILSENNETGTVYTWDVSVALKELDVKAEIVKTFLGKPIRVEGWDFVRRRPKKPRFAVPPGSVYYLKIREGTENLNPVMKLGELQKLGFGLVFTGKVEGD; encoded by the coding sequence ATGATGAGGATTCTATTCGACCCTTATGATGTCCTCTTTTTCAGGGACGGCAGACCCTTTGAAGCTGGCGACAGCCATCTCGGGAGAAGTGTAACATATATCCCTCAAACGACAGTAACCGGGGCAATTCGGTCTCTTCTATATAACCTGGATAGCCTGAAGTACAGGAATCTGATAAAAGTGGGGGAGGAGGAGCCGGGATTCACCGTTAAAGGTAGCTTTTTCTATAGGGGAGAAGAGCTGTTCCACCTCCCCCTGGATGTGGCGAGAGGTGAAAACGGCCTAGGAATTCTTAAACTGGAAGCAACAATAAAAAATTATCGGCCCGTAACCCTTGAAGAAAGCCTCCACTTTTCAAGGGCCTCGGGATTCTTGGGACTCGAGGGGATGAAAGAATACCTCCGTGGCAGGTTTGATGAAGACTACGTGGTAAACCCTCCAGATGTGTTCCTGCTGGAAGACAGGATAGGAGTGGGTCTCGACACCTCAAGAACGGCAAAGATGGGATTGCTGTACAGGACAAGAAACCTACGGCCCGTAAAAGATGTGAAGATATCGGTCTGGATTGATGACGGCAAGAGTAACGGTTTGAGGGACATAGAGAACGATCTTGCAAAGGCCGTCGCAACCCGCCTGGGAGGTGAGGGTCACTTTTCATTCGTAAAAGTGGAGAACCATAAGCCATGGTCTAAACTAAACGAGGAGCTCAAAAAGGAACTTGGGGATAAGGATAACGGCATTGTGAAGCTTTACGTGGCAACCCCCCTCATACTGAGTGAAAACAATGAAACCGGGACAGTTTACACGTGGGACGTGAGTGTTGCACTGAAAGAGCTGGACGTAAAGGCCGAGATTGTGAAGACCTTTCTGGGGAAGCCTATCCGGGTTGAGGGGTGGGATTTTGTGAGAAGGAGGCCGAAAAAACCCCGCTTTGCGGTTCCCCCCGGAAGCGTTTACTACCTGAAAATCCGGGAGGGGACTGAGAACTTAAACCCCGTAATGAAACTCGGAGAACTTCAAAAGCTTGGTTTTGGGCTGGTCTTCACAGGAAAAGTTGAAGGTGATTAA
- the cmr5 gene encoding type III-B CRISPR module-associated protein Cmr5, with protein MSTEQERAKFAYDKVSGIKGKGFEDDYKSYVKRAPAMILTNGLIQTLAYYKSKSKGADAYEELFNQINEWLKSMGYFKEDCNENRVNNVLEWLIKCANDIEIYMATLETLSLLNWLKRFADAMIGKKGEKS; from the coding sequence ATGAGCACTGAGCAGGAAAGGGCAAAATTTGCCTACGATAAAGTAAGCGGAATAAAAGGGAAGGGCTTTGAGGATGACTACAAAAGCTACGTTAAGCGTGCTCCAGCGATGATTCTAACCAACGGGCTGATACAGACGCTGGCTTACTATAAATCTAAATCCAAGGGGGCAGATGCATACGAGGAGCTCTTCAACCAAATAAACGAGTGGTTGAAGAGTATGGGGTACTTTAAGGAAGATTGCAACGAAAACAGGGTGAACAACGTCCTTGAATGGCTCATTAAATGCGCCAATGATATAGAGATTTATATGGCGACCCTTGAAACGCTTTCACTCCTCAACTGGCTCAAGCGCTTCGCCGATGCAATGATAGGCAAGAAGGGGGAGAAATCGTGA
- the cas6 gene encoding CRISPR-associated endoribonuclease Cas6 has protein sequence MRLILKLLPEQSAPPNTVDRHHVQAMIYSHLMGTQYDGVHNTSSFKFFTFSNLFPGLEIREDVPKNLIISSPDEDFIETLAEKLEPVERLYLGKIPFRVQSLKMFRLKPGKAFITDTPIVVPGRFERFFTFYRDGDINYFIERLTKNALKKYGAFTGETIELNGPLFTKMVPYKRKKGWLDVYVRVHFSGHAKTIAGSLWKRLEFNIEPSTRTFYSFLLDSGLGMLNSLGFGFVNPVR, from the coding sequence ATGAGACTCATCCTTAAACTTCTACCGGAGCAGTCTGCACCCCCAAACACCGTGGACAGGCATCACGTTCAAGCAATGATATACTCCCACCTGATGGGGACTCAATACGACGGTGTCCACAACACCAGTTCCTTTAAATTCTTTACCTTCTCCAACCTCTTTCCCGGCCTAGAAATTAGAGAGGACGTCCCAAAAAATCTGATAATCAGCTCCCCTGATGAGGATTTCATAGAAACCCTTGCCGAGAAACTTGAGCCCGTGGAGAGACTTTACCTGGGCAAAATACCTTTTAGAGTCCAGTCTCTTAAGATGTTTAGACTAAAGCCCGGAAAGGCGTTCATAACCGATACCCCTATCGTCGTTCCCGGGAGGTTTGAAAGGTTCTTTACATTTTATCGCGACGGGGATATTAACTACTTCATCGAAAGGTTAACTAAGAACGCCCTAAAAAAGTACGGGGCATTCACAGGTGAAACCATCGAACTCAACGGACCCCTCTTCACAAAAATGGTGCCATACAAAAGAAAAAAAGGATGGCTGGACGTTTATGTCAGGGTACACTTTTCAGGCCATGCTAAAACCATAGCGGGGTCACTATGGAAGCGATTGGAGTTTAATATTGAACCCTCAACAAGAACATTCTACTCTTTCCTCCTTGATTCCGGCCTGGGAATGCTCAACTCCCTCGGCTTCGGCTTCGTGAACCCGGTGAGGTGA
- the cas10 gene encoding type III-B CRISPR-associated protein Cas10/Cmr2: protein MSNEFFKTLANVLSEVTPSRILSNEVPDDWWELSIHKVNNKHGIPAQTVLKHPISAEEKPLEKLSEFWSGADDGKRKEFIEAIRKAEEEVFSKLEGAESPGEFARLWNELPQKLKEGYEKALEELNLNPDIAKKIAEELVHFPADPSFPDHDWLTRTEFYATVKAIKGSGKKPYLLRFKISPVQGFIGNARKELDFWAGSHLLSRLTYFAIEVILRETWPGGIIFPHLRGQPFFENDLKSIDPKKYDIPNMPNKVLAVIGVDANSSSEDFEKTLEKRIKEKLAGYLEWLLEEAWQIYDIDNFLKNGLQLSNSDVKKEKEISKEILKDYFYITVSLWPYEGNLEVVDRHLREVFSKLGREDENVLYPYLFALLDQKTEFKSNKWERREVPDGFKCTVCGEIPAIGQYARNPGYRELRKAWNNHTRKLRNRKIYDIKDGEMLCPLCLVKRVYPRKYLNAGNTTRKRVESVSEVAIRKNERLWQLWKRLTSNESNPNLFENLKRLFKALGRNSEVFYIENVSSVESLAKVYGISVDELENIFQTKGIALDKLRNEVEAIKKEYGEPPKYYAILKMDGDNMGKLISGTKGMKKLSEYPNTEDIPNVPDVTKPVTPAIHVAITRSLSRFAVETVPNGVERHKGETILAGGDDVLAFLPTNTVIKCAHELQEKFRTNWDGFHHLQGSTRSMSAGILVVHYKEPLYHAYELVGELEHLAKESGRNAIAIGYLTHSGNFYSVVVNWDIFSDDSELWKLLGTLGDEMSTRLIYEIFEDIEHWPDDPDAIESLITYEFKRHVKTNVEELVRAFLWTASHIRVGNNEKVLEKLAIDPMYGDVYYGLRGSVSFWQQNFNGKIMREQLKNAAMLLRILRKMGV from the coding sequence ATGAGCAACGAGTTTTTCAAAACCCTCGCCAATGTTCTTTCTGAGGTCACGCCTTCGAGGATACTCTCCAATGAGGTCCCCGACGACTGGTGGGAGCTCTCGATTCACAAGGTAAACAATAAGCATGGAATCCCCGCTCAGACTGTCCTCAAGCACCCGATAAGCGCCGAGGAAAAACCCCTCGAAAAGCTCAGCGAGTTCTGGAGCGGGGCAGATGATGGGAAGAGGAAGGAGTTCATCGAGGCCATACGAAAGGCCGAGGAAGAGGTCTTCTCCAAGCTTGAAGGGGCGGAAAGCCCCGGGGAGTTTGCAAGGCTCTGGAACGAGCTTCCCCAAAAGCTGAAAGAAGGATACGAGAAGGCACTTGAGGAACTTAATCTTAACCCCGACATTGCCAAGAAGATTGCTGAGGAGCTCGTTCACTTCCCCGCGGATCCCTCATTTCCGGACCACGACTGGCTGACGAGGACCGAGTTCTACGCCACGGTAAAGGCCATTAAAGGGAGTGGAAAGAAGCCCTACCTGCTCCGCTTCAAGATATCCCCTGTCCAGGGTTTCATAGGCAACGCGAGAAAGGAGCTGGACTTCTGGGCAGGCAGTCATCTGCTTTCAAGGCTGACGTATTTTGCCATAGAGGTTATACTCAGAGAAACGTGGCCAGGAGGAATAATATTTCCCCATCTTCGCGGGCAACCCTTCTTTGAAAATGACCTCAAAAGTATTGACCCCAAAAAATACGACATCCCAAACATGCCGAACAAAGTTTTGGCCGTAATCGGAGTTGATGCAAATTCTTCCTCCGAGGACTTTGAGAAAACACTGGAGAAAAGGATAAAGGAGAAGCTCGCCGGTTATTTGGAGTGGCTCCTCGAAGAAGCCTGGCAAATCTATGATATCGATAATTTCCTAAAGAATGGCCTTCAGCTGAGCAATAGCGATGTAAAAAAGGAAAAAGAAATTTCAAAGGAAATTTTGAAAGATTACTTCTACATAACAGTCTCCCTTTGGCCTTACGAAGGAAACCTTGAAGTGGTCGATAGGCACCTTCGAGAAGTCTTCTCCAAACTTGGCAGGGAAGATGAGAACGTTCTCTACCCCTATCTCTTCGCACTCCTTGACCAGAAGACGGAGTTTAAGTCCAACAAGTGGGAGAGGAGAGAGGTACCGGACGGATTCAAGTGCACCGTCTGTGGCGAGATTCCTGCCATTGGACAGTACGCCAGAAATCCCGGTTACAGGGAGCTGAGAAAAGCCTGGAACAACCACACAAGAAAGCTCAGGAACAGAAAAATTTATGATATAAAAGACGGGGAGATGCTTTGCCCGCTGTGTCTCGTCAAGAGAGTTTATCCCAGAAAATACCTCAACGCGGGAAACACAACAAGAAAGCGTGTTGAGTCGGTAAGCGAAGTTGCCATACGCAAGAACGAGAGACTATGGCAACTATGGAAACGTTTGACGAGCAACGAGTCAAATCCTAATCTCTTTGAGAACCTTAAGAGACTTTTTAAAGCGCTTGGCAGGAACTCGGAGGTCTTTTACATTGAAAACGTTTCCTCCGTTGAAAGTCTGGCAAAGGTTTACGGGATCAGCGTGGATGAACTTGAAAATATCTTTCAGACGAAAGGTATCGCCCTTGATAAACTTCGCAATGAGGTCGAGGCTATAAAAAAGGAATACGGGGAGCCCCCGAAGTACTACGCGATACTAAAGATGGACGGAGACAACATGGGCAAGCTGATAAGCGGGACAAAGGGCATGAAGAAACTTAGTGAATACCCGAATACAGAAGATATCCCCAATGTTCCGGACGTAACCAAGCCCGTAACCCCTGCTATTCATGTGGCAATAACGCGTTCGCTCTCCAGGTTCGCCGTCGAGACAGTTCCAAATGGGGTGGAAAGACACAAGGGTGAAACAATACTAGCCGGTGGTGATGACGTTCTGGCGTTCCTGCCGACGAACACAGTTATCAAATGTGCTCATGAACTTCAGGAAAAGTTCAGGACGAACTGGGACGGCTTTCACCACCTTCAGGGCAGTACGAGGAGCATGAGTGCGGGCATACTGGTTGTACACTACAAGGAACCCCTTTACCATGCCTACGAGTTGGTGGGCGAACTCGAACACCTTGCCAAGGAATCGGGAAGAAACGCAATTGCTATTGGCTACCTAACACACAGTGGAAACTTTTACAGCGTCGTGGTAAATTGGGACATCTTTTCTGATGATAGCGAACTCTGGAAACTGCTCGGGACACTCGGGGACGAGATGAGCACCCGGCTTATCTACGAAATATTCGAGGATATAGAGCACTGGCCAGACGACCCTGATGCCATTGAAAGCCTCATAACCTATGAGTTCAAGAGGCATGTAAAAACCAACGTCGAGGAACTGGTTAGAGCTTTCCTCTGGACAGCCAGTCACATCAGAGTAGGCAATAATGAAAAGGTCCTAGAAAAGCTCGCCATTGACCCCATGTATGGGGATGTATACTACGGTTTGAGAGGTTCTGTGTCGTTCTGGCAACAAAATTTCAATGGTAAGATTATGCGGGAACAGCTCAAGAACGCGGCAATGCTCCTGAGAATCCTGAGAAAGATGGGGGTGTGA
- a CDS encoding glutaredoxin, which translates to MKKFGVVLLLILLVGFGAGCISDSGSSNTGSSTQTTSPGQEYVVVNGTKIYLDDIHFYMYGMKTCPHCHRMREEIPKAYGNDSLTYYELVGNEENTKLFQQVYQLTGIQGVPAIAITYNGTIYAIIEGEFNVTATPKIIATAMKNNGTFLVVGGKVYLLPWNKDEAKETLNRLHEIFVEHRMPSWNANSTSG; encoded by the coding sequence ATGAAAAAATTTGGGGTAGTGCTCCTCCTCATTCTCCTCGTCGGCTTTGGGGCCGGCTGTATCTCAGACTCAGGCAGCTCGAATACGGGATCTTCAACTCAAACAACCTCTCCAGGCCAGGAATACGTGGTCGTGAACGGGACGAAGATATACCTCGACGATATTCATTTCTACATGTACGGCATGAAGACCTGCCCCCACTGTCACAGAATGAGGGAGGAGATTCCCAAGGCTTACGGGAACGACAGCTTGACCTACTATGAGTTGGTTGGAAACGAAGAGAACACGAAGCTCTTCCAGCAGGTTTACCAGCTGACGGGAATTCAGGGGGTTCCGGCGATAGCGATAACGTACAACGGGACGATATACGCGATAATAGAGGGCGAGTTCAACGTGACCGCTACTCCCAAGATAATAGCAACGGCGATGAAGAACAACGGGACTTTCCTGGTGGTTGGGGGCAAGGTCTATCTCCTTCCGTGGAACAAAGATGAGGCCAAGGAAACCCTTAATAGGCTCCATGAAATCTTCGTCGAGCACAGAATGCCGTCATGGAATGCAAACTCCACTTCCGGCTGA
- the cmr6 gene encoding type III-B CRISPR module RAMP protein Cmr6, with amino-acid sequence MRIVFHKRRNEEILRNGIADGISDKSLNLSLYLDKYVPVSRDGRIETESPTRAKVLALETLLKLREDRNGSQFRKEKDNPRIKIGKKVVQEYAGYLTEYRKLPERTFKMHTKTRLVVGLGDESVYETSIRLLRNYGVPYIPGSALKGIARSYAIEKLVEAVGSQKVFSTLRRITENIEKRYLKEYPKEKTEFNRDFYGAMEVLSEALSINDEDLKKILKEKLGDFLSWEIRVKGEKEKGEIKITVKELRKIFGTVGKEGKVVFLDALPLPPRFEDWDIFEWDIMNPHYGPYYQDEKPPGDWYSPKPIKFLTVKEKTKFLFGLRKSTTCHGGCKVLVKKAEPLLREALKHHGVGAKTSLGYGRF; translated from the coding sequence GTGAGGATTGTTTTCCACAAGAGGAGGAACGAAGAAATTCTGAGGAATGGAATCGCAGATGGCATCAGTGATAAAAGTCTGAACCTGAGCCTCTACCTTGACAAGTACGTTCCGGTAAGCAGAGATGGAAGAATCGAGACTGAAAGCCCCACCCGTGCTAAGGTCCTTGCCCTTGAAACCCTTTTGAAGCTGAGGGAAGATAGAAACGGATCTCAGTTTAGAAAAGAAAAAGATAATCCCAGGATTAAGATTGGAAAAAAAGTCGTCCAGGAATACGCGGGCTATCTCACGGAATACAGGAAACTACCAGAGAGAACGTTTAAGATGCACACGAAGACAAGGCTGGTGGTGGGTCTCGGGGACGAGAGCGTCTATGAAACAAGCATAAGGCTCCTCAGGAACTATGGTGTTCCATACATTCCGGGCTCGGCCCTGAAGGGGATAGCGAGGAGCTATGCAATAGAAAAGCTGGTAGAAGCAGTTGGTTCCCAGAAGGTGTTCTCGACCCTAAGAAGAATAACCGAGAACATTGAAAAAAGATACCTCAAAGAATATCCCAAAGAGAAAACGGAGTTCAACAGAGATTTCTACGGGGCAATGGAAGTCCTAAGCGAGGCCCTCAGCATAAATGATGAGGATCTGAAGAAAATTCTCAAGGAGAAACTGGGGGACTTTCTGAGCTGGGAGATTAGGGTGAAGGGAGAGAAAGAGAAGGGAGAGATAAAAATCACAGTGAAGGAATTGAGGAAAATATTCGGAACCGTTGGGAAAGAAGGCAAAGTCGTCTTCCTTGACGCCCTTCCTCTGCCCCCGAGGTTCGAGGACTGGGACATTTTTGAGTGGGACATAATGAACCCCCACTACGGACCGTACTATCAGGATGAAAAGCCTCCTGGGGATTGGTACAGTCCGAAGCCCATAAAGTTCCTGACTGTAAAGGAGAAAACGAAGTTCCTCTTTGGCCTCAGAAAATCAACCACCTGTCACGGCGGTTGCAAAGTCCTTGTAAAAAAAGCGGAACCCCTGCTGAGGGAAGCTCTCAAACACCACGGCGTCGGGGCGAAGACGAGCCTCGGTTACGGCAGGTTTTAG